A region of Stegostoma tigrinum isolate sSteTig4 chromosome 5, sSteTig4.hap1, whole genome shotgun sequence DNA encodes the following proteins:
- the LOC125451435 gene encoding potassium voltage-gated channel subfamily S member 2-like, which translates to MRAPSQDPGGMGEEAEPDVTTDAEIQVNVGGLKRRLRRGSLSRFPDTRLAQLLRCRSLDSILQLCDDYDGEEYYFDRNPALFPRIVDFYRTGELRTAGGKHCVFSLGQEIEYWGIGAGSLSRLTPGDRDEDGDGDGASDLGSSSSSLDEVLSFYRDAASYDGQKLGSCRRRLWLMLENPGYNAASRCYSAISILMVLSSITAMCVHSMAEFQRLSPHFEALEHFCIACFTLELLARLLVSPGVGHFFHRPLNLIDLMSILPFYLTLLAKLAMESSPALANLGRVVQVLRLMRIFRVLKLARHSTGLRSLGATLKHSYREVGLLLLYLSVGVSVFSVVAYTIEKEENSSLATIPSCWWWATVSMTTVGYGDVVPISIGGKLTASACILAGILVVVLPITLIFNKFSHFYRREKNLENAMRNCEFDERLAQLPLLNLRDYYADRMKSLMVSLNNMSRGSPSEHSVNSIH; encoded by the coding sequence ATGAGGGCCCCAAGCCAGGATCCCggggggatgggggaagaggCCGAGCCTGACGTGACGACAGATGCTGAGATCCAGGTGAATGTGGGAGGCCTGAAGAGGAGACTGAGGAGGGGCAGCCTGTCACGGTTCCCAGACACGAGGCTTGCCCAGCTGCTGAGGTGCCGCTCGCTCGACTCCATCCTGCAGCTGTGCGATGACTACGACGGCGAGGAGTATTACTTTGACCGCAACCCCGCGCTCTTCCCCCGTATCGTGGATTTCTACCGCACCGGGGAGCTGCGAACCGCTGGGGGCAAACACTGCGTCTTCTCCCTGGGCCAGGAGATTGAGTACTGGGGCATCGGGGCTGGGAGCCTGTCCAGGCTTACCCCAGGGGACCGCGACGAGGATGGGGACGGCGACGGGGCCAGTGATCTGGGCAGCAGCAGCTCCTCCCTGGACGAGGTGCTCAGCTTCTACCGGGATGCTGCCAGCTACGATGGGCAGAAGCTGGGCAGCTGCCGTCGCCGCTTATGGCTCATGCTAGAGAACCCGGGCTACAATGCCGCCAGCCGCTGCTACAGCGCCATCTCAATCCTGATGGTCCTGAGCTCCATCACCGCTATGTGTGTGCACAGCATGGCCGAATTCCAGCGCCTCAGCCCCCACTTCGAGGCCTTGGAGCATTTCTGCATCGCCTGTTTCACCCTGGAGCTGCTGGCCAGATTGCTGGTGTCACCGGGCGTGGGGCACTTCTTCCACCGGCCCCTCAACCTCATCGACCTCATGTCCATTCTGCCCTTTTACCTGACCCTGCTGGCCAAGCTGGCGATGGAGAGCAGCCCGGCCCTAGCCAACTTGGGCCGGGTGGTGCAGGTTCTCAGGCTGATGAGGATATTCCGTGTCCTCAAGTTGGCACGTCACTCCACGGGGCTCAGGTCACTGGGGGCCACCTTGAAGCACAGCTACAGGGAGGTGGGCCTGCTCCTGCTCTACTTATCTGTTGGAGTATCCGTTTTCTCTGTGGTGGCTTACACCATTGAGAAAGAAGAGAATTCCTCCCTGGCCACTATCCCCTCCTGTTGGTGGTGGGCTACAGTTAGCATGACCACCGTAGGCTATGGCGACGTGGTACCCATCAGCATCGGGGGCAAACTGACAGCGTCAGCCTGTATTTTGGCTGGCATCCTGGTGGTCGTGCTGCCCATCACCCTCATCTTCAACAAGTTTTCCCACTTCTACCGGCGTGAGAAGAATCTGGAGAATGCTATGAGGAACTGTGAGTTTGATGAGCGTCTGGCTCAGCTGCCTCTGCTCAACCTCCGTGACTACTATGCAGATAGAATGAAGTCGCTGATGGTCAGTCTGAATAACATGAGCAGAGGTTCTCCCAGCGAGCACAGTGTGAACTCAATACATTGA